In one Mauremys mutica isolate MM-2020 ecotype Southern chromosome 3, ASM2049712v1, whole genome shotgun sequence genomic region, the following are encoded:
- the LOC123366077 gene encoding inositol 1,4,5-trisphosphate receptor-interacting protein-like 1, translating to MAVGSLLFLAVLVIVHHPPRVSDKQDLATVQRAQQQEQRLALELTRLELECEQRNQAKRPGPHQSLGPNQSQGEEGAKYVAWDGWPCALLVILLIFELCMPSLEPESSYDSGSEDTSSEEEEDDAEAGPGGSCTCHPDFPDRAALWHCYEQHLQGVSEDLASVRDSNHRQFHYYYYYS from the coding sequence ATGGCTGTGGGCAGCCTGCTCTTCCTGGCGGTGCTGGTCATTGTGCACCACCCCCCGAGGGTCAGCGACAAGCAGGACCTGGCAACAGTGCAGCGggcgcagcagcaggagcagcggctggccCTGGAGCTGACGCGCCTGGAGCTGGAGTGTGAGCAGAGGAACCAAGCGAAGAGGCCGGGCCCACACCAGAGCCTGGGGCCAAACCAGAGCCAGGGGGAAGAAGGGGCCAAATACGTGGCCTGGGATGGGTGGCCCTGTGCGCTCCTGGTTATTCTCCTGATCTTTGAGCTGTGCATGCCAAGCCTGGAGCCCGAGTCCAGCTATGACTCCGGCAGCGAGGATACCagcagcgaggaggaggaggacgatgCCGAAGCagggcccgggggctcctgcacCTGTCATCCTGACTTCCCCGACAGAGCGGCCCTGTGGCACTGTTATGAACAGCACCTCCAGGGAGTGTCTGAGGACCTGGCCagtgtcagggactcgaaccatAGACagttccattattattattattattcttga